From Myxocyprinus asiaticus isolate MX2 ecotype Aquarium Trade chromosome 49, UBuf_Myxa_2, whole genome shotgun sequence, a single genomic window includes:
- the LOC127438201 gene encoding protein SEC13 homolog isoform X2 — protein sequence MLLQYIHIIFLPHDAIYFVKCTSPSCSKAPPQHDAATHMLHGWDGVLRPMNMVPSGVCKLLPRMNQTCEGPHYFFLWSWLIFLFSHVKQRGTEFEVNSVCWGPYDFGLILACGSSDGAISVLTCSGDGHWDIKKINNAHTIGCNAVSWAPAVVPGSLIEQPTGQKPNYIKRFVSGGCDNLVKLWKEEDGQWKEDQKLEAHSDWVRDVGWAPSIGLPTSTIASCSQDGRVFIWTCDDPMGNTWTAKLLHKFNDVVWHVSWSITGNILAVSGGDNKVTLWKESVDGQWACISDVNKGQGAVSSITDTQQSEQ from the exons atgttgcttcaatatatccacatcattttccttcctcatgatgccatctattttgtgaagtgcaccagtccctcctgcagcaaagcacccccacaacatgatgctgccacccacatgcttcatggttgggatggtgttcttcggcct atgaacatggtaccttcaggtgtttgcaaattgctcccaaggatgaaccagacatgtgaaGGTCCACATTATTTTTTCctgtggtcttggctgatttttttattttcccatgtcaagcaaagaggcactgagtttgaag TGAATTCTGTATGCTGGGGTCCATATGACTTTGGTTTGATTCTGGCCTGTGGCAGCTCAGATGGTGCGATTTCAGTGTTGACCTGTTCTGGTGATGGACACTGGGACATTAAGAAGATCAACAATGCACATACA ATTGGCTGTAATGCAGTGAGTTGGGCCCCAGCTGTTGTTCCAGGGAGTCTGATTGAGCAGCCAACAGGACAGAAGCCAAACTACATCAAGAGATTTGTGTCTGGAGGCTGTGACAATCTGGTCAAGCTGTGGAA AGAGGAGGATGGCCAATGGAAAGAGGACCAGAAGCTGGAGGCACACAGTGATTGGGTGAGAGATGTCGGCTGGGCTCCTTCCATTGGTCTGCCCACCAGCACAATCGCTAGCTGCTCACAG GACGGCCGTGTGTTTATCTGGACATGTGACGACCCAATGGGCAACACCTGGACAGCCAAACTTCTCCACAAATTcaatgacgtggtgtggcacgtGAGCTGGTCCATCACTGGAAACATCCTGGCTGTGTCCGGCGGGGACAACAAA GTGACCCTTTGGAAAGAGTCTGTTGATGGACAGTGGGCGTGTATCAGTGATGTCAACAAAGGCCAGGGGGCTGTATCCTCCATCACAGACACCCAACAGAGCGAGCAGTGA
- the LOC127438201 gene encoding protein SEC13 homolog isoform X1: protein MVSVINTVDTSHEDMIHDAQMDYYGTRLATCSSDRSLKIFDVKNGGQILVADLRGHEGPVWQVAWAHPMYGNILASCSYDRKVIIWKEENGTWDKMYEYTGHDSSVNSVCWGPYDFGLILACGSSDGAISVLTCSGDGHWDIKKINNAHTIGCNAVSWAPAVVPGSLIEQPTGQKPNYIKRFVSGGCDNLVKLWKEEDGQWKEDQKLEAHSDWVRDVGWAPSIGLPTSTIASCSQDGRVFIWTCDDPMGNTWTAKLLHKFNDVVWHVSWSITGNILAVSGGDNKVTLWKESVDGQWACISDVNKGQGAVSSITDTQQSEQ from the exons ATG GTGTCTGTAATAAACACAGTGGACACCTCACATGAGGACATGATT CATGATGCGCAGATGGATTACTACGGGACCAGACTGGCCACCTGCTCCTCTGATCGCTCTCTGAAGATCTTTGATGTCAAAAACGGAGGACAGATCCTTGTGGCTGATCTGAGGGG TCACGAGGGTCCAGTGTGGCAGGTGGCGTGGGCTCATCCCATGTATGGCAACATTCTGGCATCCTGCTCGTATGATAGGAAGGTGATCATCTGGAAAGAGGAGAACGGCACCTGGGATAAGATGTATGAATACACTGGCCACGACTCCTCGG TGAATTCTGTATGCTGGGGTCCATATGACTTTGGTTTGATTCTGGCCTGTGGCAGCTCAGATGGTGCGATTTCAGTGTTGACCTGTTCTGGTGATGGACACTGGGACATTAAGAAGATCAACAATGCACATACA ATTGGCTGTAATGCAGTGAGTTGGGCCCCAGCTGTTGTTCCAGGGAGTCTGATTGAGCAGCCAACAGGACAGAAGCCAAACTACATCAAGAGATTTGTGTCTGGAGGCTGTGACAATCTGGTCAAGCTGTGGAA AGAGGAGGATGGCCAATGGAAAGAGGACCAGAAGCTGGAGGCACACAGTGATTGGGTGAGAGATGTCGGCTGGGCTCCTTCCATTGGTCTGCCCACCAGCACAATCGCTAGCTGCTCACAG GACGGCCGTGTGTTTATCTGGACATGTGACGACCCAATGGGCAACACCTGGACAGCCAAACTTCTCCACAAATTcaatgacgtggtgtggcacgtGAGCTGGTCCATCACTGGAAACATCCTGGCTGTGTCCGGCGGGGACAACAAA GTGACCCTTTGGAAAGAGTCTGTTGATGGACAGTGGGCGTGTATCAGTGATGTCAACAAAGGCCAGGGGGCTGTATCCTCCATCACAGACACCCAACAGAGCGAGCAGTGA
- the LOC127438189 gene encoding cullin-associated NEDD8-dissociated protein 1-like gives MSNVTFYISNLLEKMTSTDKDFRFMAANDLMMELQKDSIKLDEESERKVVAMLLKLLEDKNGEVQNLAVKCLGPLVGKVKECQVETMVDTLCSNMVSNKEQLRDISSMGLKTVIAELPPSSTGLSLTVNVCKKITSQLIGAMAMQDDVSIQLESLDILSDMLGRLSTVLVSFHQSILTSLLSQLMSPRMAVRKRSIIALGHLVPSCSPALFSQLIERLMGELSCRPPTANIRTYIQCLATVSRRGGHRIGDHLEMIVPMVVKFCNVEDDELREFCFQAFEAFVSRCPKEISPHIQTIIELCLKYITYDPNYNYDADDDQDDSMDVEDREDEDQESDDEYSDDDDMSWKVRRSSVKCLEAIINSRRDLLVELYGSVGPTLVSCFKEREENVKTDIFSAFVALLRQTRYCHGPALDTGAKEEPAITLLRKQVPTIVKALHRQLKEKSMRCRQGCFSLLTEMANVLLGQLGEHIPTIIPGIIYSLTDKSASSNMKIDALTFLNVLLSNHNPEVFHPYINVILPPVIQCVEDPFYKITSEALKVTQQIIKIMRPLDKPISFDTKPYVKIVFSCSLKRLKAADIDQEVKERAIFCMGHILSHLGDQLGDELQPTLQIFLERLKNEITRLIAVKTLTLIASSPLKIDLRPILTEGIPMLGSFLRKNQRALKLNTITALNVIVTNYSDSFKPPMIESILSEVPALIQESDMHISQVAVTLVTCMAKVCPSSLSKTGGTILPEVLNLVHSPLLQGAALNSILEFFKALVGTKASNVSYNDLLKALRGPFHGAKSFDSMSIHKQSYYSVAKCVAALSTACPKEASGVVTNLIQEVKNPKSSEPVRILSLLCLGEIGRFMNFEGQKELKGVIMEAFGSPNEEVKSAASFALGNICVGNLGEYLPFMLKEIGSQPKRQYLLLHSLKEMICALSAESLKPHVESVWALLFRHCECAEEGTRNIVAECLGKLTLVNPSELLPRLKKQLSSGSPLSRSTVVTAVKFTIVDHPMPIDSLLKECIGDFLKTLQDPDLNVRRVALVMFNSAAHNKPSLIRGLLTSLLPRLYNETQIRKDLVREVEMGPFKHTVDDGLDVRKAAFECMYTLLDSCLDCLDIFEFLNHVEQGLKDHYDIKMLTFIMLARLSKLCPAAVVQRLDRLVEPLKATCTTKVKAGSVKQEFEKQEELRHSAMRAVAALLSISEVEKSPAMADFANQIRSNAEMATIFESLQGDPLTGAVESMDTS, from the exons ATGTCGAACGTCACCTTTTATATTTCCAATCTATTGGAAAAAATGACATCTACTGACAAAGACTTTCG GTTTATGGCCGCCAATGATCTGATGATGGAGCTGCAGAAGGATTCGATCAAACTGGATGAGGAGAGTGAGAGGAAAGTGGTGGCCATGCTGCTCAAACTTCTGGAGGACAAAAACGGAGAGGTGCAAAATCTGGCCGTCAAATG TCTTGGTCCTCTGGTGGGGAAAGTGAAGGAGTGTCAGGTGGAGACAATGGTGGACACTCTCTGTTCCAACATGGTGTCCAATAAAGAGCAACTGAGAGACATTTCCAGCATGGGTCTGAAGACTGTTATCGCTGAACTTCCCCCATCATCTACAG GTTTGAGCCTTACAGTCAATGTCTGTAAGAAGATCACATCTCAGCTGATTGGAGCCATGGCAATGCAAGACGATGTGTCCATTCAACTGGAGTCTTTGGATATTCTCTCTGATATGCTGGGCAG GTTGAGCACTGTTCTTGTGAGCTTTCATCAGTCAATTCTAACCAGCCTCCTATCCCAGCTCATGAGCCCTCGTATGGCTGTAAGGAAACGTTCTATCATCGCCCTGGGTCATTTGGTGCCCAGTTGCAGTCCTGCACTCTTCTCCCAGCTCATTGAACGCCTGATGGGCGAGTTGTCCTGCAGACCGCCCACTGCCAACATCCGCACTTACATCCAGTGCCTGGCCACAGTCAGTAGACGAGGAGGACACAGGATTG GTGACCATCTGGAGATGATTGTGCCCATGGTGGTGAAGTTTTGTAATGTGGAGGACGATGAGCTTCGCGAGTTCTGCTTTCAGGCTTTTGAAGCTTTTGTTAGCAG atgtcCGAAGGAAATATCCCCTCATATCCAAACGATTATTGAATTGTGTCTGAAGTACATCACCTATGACCCCAATTACAACTATGATGCTGATGATGACCAGGATGACAGTATGGACGTTGAAGACAGAGAGGATGAAGATCAGG AGTCTGATGATGAATACAGTGATGATGATGACATGAGCTGGAAAGTGCGGCGTTCCTCCGTCAAATGTCTGGAGGCGATAATCAATAGTCGCAGGGACCTTCTGGTGGAGCTGTATGGATCTGTAGGCCCAACCTTGGTTTCTTGCTTCAAAGAACGAGAGGAGAATGTTAAGACTGACATTTTCTCGGCTTTTGTGGCATTGCTCAGACAGACCAGGTACTGTCATGGTCCTGCTTTGGACACGGGGGCTAAAGAAGAACCAGCGATCACTCTCTTGAGGAAACAG GTACCGACAATAGTGAAAGCCTTGCATAGACAGCTAAAGGAGAAAAGCATGAGATGTAGGCAAGGCTGTTTTAGCCTCCTAACAGAGATGGCCAATGTACTGCTGGGTCAGCTAGGAGAGCACATACCAACCATCATTCCAG GTATTATTTACTCCCTGACAGACAAGTCAGCCTCTTCAAATATGAAGATTGATGCCCTTACTTTCCTCAATGTTCTCTTGAGTAACCACAACCCTGAGGTCTTCCACCCATACATCAATGTCATCTTACCACCTGTCATCCAGTGTGTCGAAGATCCTTTCTATAAAATCACATCGGAGGCCCTCAAAGTCACCCAACAGATTATCAAGATAATGCGGCCACTGGATAAGCCCATCTCTTTTGACACCAAGCCTTATGTAAAGATTGTATTCTCATGTTCCCTGAAGAGATTAAAGGCAGCTGATATAGACCAAGAGGTAAAAGAGAGGGCAATATTCTGCATGGGCCACATTTTGAGTCACCTAGGTGACCAGCTTGGAGATGAACTACAGCCCACCTTGCAGATATTTCTGGAACGGCTCAAAAATGAAATCACAAGGCTTATAGCGGTGAAAACTTTAACCCTCATTGCTTCTTCTCCACTTAAAATTGATCTAAGGCCCATTTTAACGGAGGGGATCCCAATGCTTGGATCCTTCTTGCGGAAGAACCAGCGTGCCCTTAAGTTAAACACGATAACAGCCCTGAACGTGATTGTCACAAACTATAGTGACAGCTTCAAGCCCCCAATGATAGAATCCATTCTGAGTGAGGTACCTGCTTTGATTCAGGAGAGTGATATGCATATCTCACAGGTAGCCGTAACACTCGTTACCTGTATGGCGAAGGTTTGCCCATCCTCCTTGAGCAAGACTGGGGGCACAATCTTGCCGGAAGTGCTTAACTTAGTTCATTCTCCACTGCTTCAAGGAGCTGCTCTCAATTCAATACTTGAGTTCTTCAAGGCCCTGGTGGGAACCAAGGCCAGCAATGTGAGCTATAACGACCTACTGAAAGCCTTGAGGGGGCCTTTCCACGGGGCAAAGTCATTTGACTCCATGTCCATCCATAAGCAGTCCTACTACTCTGTGGCTAAGTGCGTAGCAGCACTATCAACAGCCTGTCCCAAAGAAGCTTCTGGAGTGGTCACCAACCTCATTCAAGAGGTAAAGAACCCAAAATCATCTGAGCCAGTGAGGATTCTGTCATTGCTGTGCCTAGGGGAAATTGGCCGCTTTATGAACTTTGAAGGTCAGAAAGAGCTAAAGGGAGTCATAATGGAGGCCTTTGGTTCCCCTAATGAGGAAGTGAAGTCTGCCGCATCTTTTGCCTTGGGAAACATCTGTGTTGGAAACTTAGGGGAATATCTGCCTTTCATGCTCAAGGAAATTGGCAGCCAACCGAAGAGACAGTACCTGCTTCTACACTCCTTAAAGGAAATGATCTGCGCTCTATCAGCCGAAAGTCTCAAACCTCACGTGGAGAGCGTCTGGGCTCTGCTGTTTAGACACTGTGAATGCGCAGAGGAGGGCACTCGCAATATTGTAGCCGAATGTTTGGGGAAACTTACACTGGTCAATCCATCGGAGCTTTTACCAAGACTAAAGAAACAACTTTCCTCAG GGTCTCCTCTTTCACGCAGTACAGTTGTAACTGCAGTGAAGTTCACCATCGTAGACCATCCCATGCCCATAGACTCCCTCCTTAAGGAATGCATTG GTGACTTCCTGAAAACCCTCCAGGACCCTGACCTCAATGTTCGGCGGGTGGCTTTGGTCATGTTTAATTCGGCTGCCCACAACAAACCCTCCCTGATTCGTGGGCTTCTGACCTCACTCCTTCCACGTCTATACAACGAGACGCAGATCAGGAAAGACCTTGTTCGAGAG GTTGAGATGGGCCCCTTCAAGCACACAGTAGATGATGGGTTGGATGTCCGTAAAGCTGCATTTGAATGCATGTACACACTACTGGATAGCTGCCTGGACTGTTTGGATATTTTTGAGTTTCTCAACCATGTTGAGCAAGGCCTTAAAGACCACTATGACATTAAA ATGCTGACCTTCATTATGCTTGCCAGACTCTCTAAACTGTGTCCAGCTGCTGTGGTACAAAGGCTGGACAGGCTAGTGGAACCACTTAAAGCTACATGCACTACAAAG GTCAAAGCTGGCTCCGTGAAGCAGGAGTTCGAGAAACAGGAAGAGCTGAGGCATTCTGCGATGCGTGCTGTTGCTGCCCTACTGTCCATCAGCGAGGTGGAAAAGAGCCCTGCTATGGCCGACTTTGCCAATCAGATCAGAAGCAACGCAGAAATGGCAACCATCTTTGAAAGCCTTCAAGGAGACCCCTTAACAGGAGCCGTAGAATCCATGGACACTAGTTAG
- the LOC127438210 gene encoding 60S ribosomal protein L32, whose product MAALRPLTKPKIVKKRTKKFIRHQSDRYVKISKNWRKPRGIDNRVRRRFKGQMLMPNIGYGSNKKTKHMLPTGFRKFLVHNIKELEVLMMSNKSHCAEIAHNVSSKNRKLIVERAAQLAIKVTNPNARLRSEENE is encoded by the exons ATGGCAGCACTCAGGCCCCTCACCAAGCCCAAGATCGTCAAGAAAAGGACTAAGAAGTTCATCAGACATCAGTCGGATCGTTATGTCAAGATCAGT AAAAACTGGAGAAAGCCCAGAGGTATTGACAACAGAGTGCGCCGGCGCTTCAAAGGTCAGATGTTGATGCCCAACATCGGTTATGGAAGCAACAAGAAAACTAAACACATGCTGCCCACTGGATTCAGGAAGTTCTTGGTCCACAATATCAAGGAACTTGAAGTCCTCATGATGAGCAACAA GAGCCATTGTGCAGAAATCGCCCACAATGTGTCATCAAAGAACAGGAAGCTCATTGTGGAGAGGGCCGCTCAGCTGGCCATTAAGGTCACAAATCCCAACGCCAGACTGCGCAGCGAGGAGAACGAATAA